The following coding sequences are from one Treponema parvum window:
- a CDS encoding formylglycine-generating enzyme family protein, whose protein sequence is MKKFNSNKNKKAFALKTKGAAALILAAVLALVFTGCPNNAGGSGSGSATPPAPPEIVYEFVDIQGATITGVDPDYTLPGTGAHWKGVFIKDRKVKLSTYMLGKTEVTYKLWKEVYDEAVKPEHGYVFANAGQKGSDGTGSEDEPVTTINWRDCIVWCNAYTQIKLGSDEQCVYRKSKTDSTVLKNATDTAACDAAYADMSKKGFRLPTEAEWEYAARWQGSDKTNAVQYGDVWLTKLNSASGAKADWNDADETKAVAWYSGNSGGKTHPVGKKRANALGLHDMSGNVWEWCFDRYKDAPASNDSAYEQGGIVTDPQGAASGSSRVRRGGSWGYNAYDCTGGKRDYFSPGIRNGNLGFRLACRP, encoded by the coding sequence ATGAAAAAATTTAACTCAAACAAAAACAAGAAAGCATTTGCTTTGAAAACGAAGGGAGCCGCGGCGCTCATCTTAGCCGCAGTTTTGGCATTGGTCTTTACAGGCTGCCCGAATAATGCGGGCGGAAGCGGTTCGGGCAGTGCCACGCCGCCTGCACCCCCTGAAATCGTATACGAGTTTGTAGACATTCAAGGGGCAACCATTACGGGCGTTGACCCTGACTACACCTTACCCGGAACTGGGGCTCATTGGAAAGGTGTATTTATTAAAGACCGGAAGGTAAAATTAAGCACCTACATGCTGGGCAAAACAGAGGTAACGTATAAACTGTGGAAAGAAGTCTACGACGAGGCGGTAAAACCTGAACATGGGTATGTATTTGCCAATGCGGGGCAAAAAGGCAGTGATGGAACCGGAAGTGAAGATGAGCCTGTAACGACTATAAACTGGCGGGACTGCATTGTGTGGTGTAATGCGTATACTCAAATAAAGCTGGGCTCCGATGAGCAATGCGTATACCGCAAAAGCAAAACCGATTCTACCGTATTAAAAAATGCGACTGATACAGCTGCTTGCGATGCCGCCTATGCCGATATGAGTAAAAAAGGCTTTAGACTTCCTACTGAAGCCGAGTGGGAATATGCGGCCCGCTGGCAGGGAAGCGATAAAACAAATGCGGTGCAATACGGCGATGTATGGCTGACCAAACTAAACAGTGCAAGCGGAGCAAAAGCCGACTGGAATGATGCGGATGAGACAAAAGCCGTTGCATGGTATAGTGGTAATTCAGGAGGAAAAACTCATCCTGTAGGAAAAAAGAGAGCGAATGCACTCGGTTTACACGATATGAGCGGTAATGTCTGGGAATGGTGTTTTGATAGGTATAAGGATGCCCCTGCATCAAACGATAGTGCTTATGAGCAAGGTGGTATTGTTACCGATCCTCAAGGTGCCGCGTCAGGCTCTAGCCGCGTCAGGCGCGGCGGCAGTTGGGGCTACAACGCGTACGACTGCACTGGGGGCAAGCGGGACTACTTCAGTCCTGGCATCAGGAACGGCAATCTTGGTTTCCGCCTGGCGTGTCGGCCTTGA
- a CDS encoding formylglycine-generating enzyme family protein: MKTSSKHKALAFLGAAFVLFIAIMFTACPNNAGGGGTPPTPPDVGSFEDAGDFVKIIPPTRGIVGLDPDYTLPGNEAEWKGVFIKDRTVKLSTYMLGKTEVTYKLWKEVYDWAVQPGHGYKFENPGQKGKDGTGSEYEPVTTISWRDCMVWCNAYTEKEKGIEQCVYRRNDDAVLKDATAEDDCKYAEPRMDKKGFRLPTAAEGEYAARWQGSDSTNAAQYGDVWLTKVNSASGAKDKWDTDETGEVAWYNRNSGSKTHPVGEKRANALGLYDMSGNVLEWCFDWYKETITIEAVTDPQGPASGERRVIRGGYWDWGAKTCTVGIRNYGNDKGPSIGFRLAWRPYR, encoded by the coding sequence ATGAAAACAAGTTCAAAACACAAGGCACTCGCCTTTTTGGGAGCAGCTTTTGTGCTGTTCATCGCAATTATGTTCACCGCCTGCCCGAATAACGCGGGAGGAGGCGGAACGCCGCCCACACCGCCCGATGTAGGTTCTTTTGAAGATGCAGGGGATTTTGTAAAAATAATACCGCCTACAAGAGGCATCGTCGGCCTTGACCCTGACTACACCTTACCCGGAAATGAAGCCGAGTGGAAAGGCGTATTTATTAAAGATCGCACGGTAAAATTAAGCACCTACATGCTGGGCAAGACGGAGGTAACCTATAAACTGTGGAAAGAAGTGTACGATTGGGCGGTACAACCTGGACATGGTTACAAATTTGAAAATCCAGGGCAAAAAGGCAAAGACGGAACAGGAAGCGAATATGAGCCTGTAACAACTATAAGCTGGCGGGACTGCATGGTATGGTGTAATGCGTATACGGAAAAAGAAAAAGGAATAGAGCAATGCGTATACCGAAGAAATGATGATGCGGTATTAAAAGACGCAACGGCAGAAGATGATTGCAAATATGCCGAGCCCCGTATGGATAAAAAAGGCTTTAGGCTTCCTACCGCTGCCGAAGGGGAATATGCAGCCCGCTGGCAGGGAAGCGACAGCACAAATGCGGCACAATACGGAGATGTATGGCTTACCAAAGTGAACAGTGCAAGCGGAGCAAAAGACAAGTGGGACACGGATGAGACAGGAGAGGTTGCATGGTATAATCGTAATTCAGGAAGTAAAACTCATCCTGTAGGAGAAAAAAGAGCGAATGCACTTGGTTTATATGACATGTCGGGAAATGTCTTGGAATGGTGTTTTGATTGGTATAAAGAAACGATAACAATCGAAGCGGTTACCGATCCTCAAGGTCCCGCGTCGGGCGAGCGCCGTGTTATACGCGGCGGCTATTGGGACTGGGGTGCAAAGACCTGCACTGTAGGCATACGGAACTACGGCAACGACAAGGGCCCCTCTATTGGCTTCCGCTTGGCGTGGCGCCCCTATAGATAA
- a CDS encoding DNA-binding domain-containing protein, whose product MLKYSLRENLLTAAPDDFMAQTQDVRSYTLDEIIDLMMQKGSTLTRADVSAVLQIYGEVCASLIADGSALNTPLMNTALSISGVFNGANDSFDKKRHTVNLNMTAGTALKAAIGKIRCEKTGTASTDPYITEVSDIVSGTVNTTLTKGGVVQLTGSRLKFNQKDAAQGIFFIPETGNLVRASVIAENKPARVMAIIPADLAAGTYYIEVRSKHSGGGKPLKAVKAGRFAKPLTVVP is encoded by the coding sequence ATGCTAAAGTACTCTCTTCGTGAAAACTTACTTACCGCTGCGCCGGACGACTTTATGGCGCAGACGCAGGATGTGCGCTCGTACACGCTTGACGAGATTATCGACTTGATGATGCAAAAAGGTTCCACGCTCACGCGGGCCGACGTTTCGGCGGTTTTGCAGATCTACGGCGAAGTGTGCGCCTCGCTCATTGCCGACGGCAGCGCGCTCAACACGCCGCTCATGAACACAGCTTTGAGCATATCGGGCGTGTTCAATGGGGCGAACGACTCTTTCGACAAAAAACGGCACACGGTCAATTTGAACATGACGGCGGGAACTGCGCTCAAAGCCGCAATCGGCAAAATCAGGTGTGAAAAGACGGGAACGGCAAGTACCGACCCGTACATCACCGAAGTTTCCGACATAGTATCGGGCACGGTAAACACAACACTGACCAAGGGCGGCGTGGTGCAGCTTACCGGCTCAAGGCTCAAATTCAACCAAAAGGACGCGGCGCAGGGCATCTTTTTCATCCCTGAAACGGGCAATCTCGTTCGCGCTTCGGTTATCGCCGAAAACAAACCCGCGCGAGTTATGGCAATAATTCCGGCAGATTTGGCGGCCGGAACGTACTATATAGAAGTACGCTCCAAACATTCAGGCGGCGGCAAGCCTCTTAAAGCCGTAAAGGCAGGCCGTTTTGCTAAACCGCTTACGGTTGTACCGTAA
- the murJ gene encoding murein biosynthesis integral membrane protein MurJ, whose amino-acid sequence MSDIAEPRKKTSLTSAGIKLSILILLSRLLGLIREMTKASFLGTGHLADAFSIAFLIPNLFRRLFAENSISVAFIPTFRGYVEENDPAKTKEFIASTFTVASFITAIFVTLGMIFTPFIVKLFFNKTDTQTLQETIILTRIMFPYLFVISTAAFFQGILNGVNIFSPSGATPILFNIVVISSTYILSPHTANPARAMATGVVTGGIIQALFQLPFVLKTNWKIKLAPLKKSFSNPGTKKVITLIGPTIVGMAAYQLNDIVSTALAGKAGTGIVSSLQYSLRLQELILGIFAVSIGTVILPDLSGLAKKEDWENFNNMLLNAVKIIMLITIPVTFYSLVSGREIISLIYKNNRFNQMSVMLTLRAFNFHILGLCFIALNRVIAPAFYAQGCTKKPTMAGILGFAVNIFLAFLLVGKMKGGGIALSLTIASFANTVFLFVFLNGIKTICVAKIVKSSLLYLAKLTFFSATAAIPAFFTLEFLRVHFSGRAKLIAYGLPLAITAAVFSTTGIILLVISKDNIARIIIHKIGRKK is encoded by the coding sequence ATGTCCGACATCGCTGAACCGCGCAAAAAGACATCTTTAACTTCTGCGGGTATAAAACTTTCCATATTAATCTTGTTGTCAAGGCTTTTGGGGCTTATTCGGGAAATGACAAAGGCTTCCTTTCTCGGAACGGGTCATCTGGCGGACGCCTTTTCCATCGCTTTTTTGATCCCAAACTTGTTCAGACGCCTTTTTGCGGAAAACAGCATATCCGTCGCGTTTATTCCGACTTTCCGAGGATACGTAGAAGAAAACGATCCTGCAAAAACTAAAGAATTTATAGCGTCAACTTTTACAGTCGCTTCTTTTATTACGGCAATATTCGTTACGCTCGGCATGATCTTTACTCCATTTATAGTTAAACTTTTTTTTAATAAAACCGACACGCAGACATTGCAGGAAACAATTATCCTGACAAGAATAATGTTCCCCTACCTTTTCGTGATTTCTACGGCGGCGTTTTTTCAGGGAATACTTAACGGCGTAAATATTTTCTCACCTTCGGGCGCAACTCCGATTCTGTTCAACATTGTCGTCATCTCTTCAACTTACATATTATCGCCGCATACGGCAAATCCAGCACGAGCTATGGCCACAGGAGTGGTCACAGGCGGAATAATACAGGCGCTTTTTCAACTGCCGTTTGTTTTAAAGACAAATTGGAAGATTAAACTGGCGCCTCTAAAAAAATCGTTTTCAAATCCGGGAACGAAAAAGGTTATTACGCTCATAGGGCCTACTATCGTAGGGATGGCCGCATACCAGTTAAACGACATAGTCTCTACAGCTTTGGCGGGCAAAGCAGGCACGGGAATTGTTTCGAGTCTGCAATATTCTCTTCGCCTTCAGGAACTTATTTTGGGAATTTTCGCCGTTTCCATAGGCACCGTGATTCTTCCGGATTTATCGGGGCTGGCGAAAAAAGAAGACTGGGAAAACTTTAACAATATGCTGCTCAATGCCGTAAAAATCATAATGCTCATAACGATTCCTGTAACTTTTTATTCTCTTGTTTCGGGACGGGAGATAATTTCACTCATCTACAAAAATAATCGCTTTAATCAAATGTCGGTTATGCTCACCCTCAGAGCCTTTAATTTTCACATTTTAGGACTGTGTTTTATCGCCTTGAACCGCGTAATTGCGCCGGCGTTTTACGCCCAAGGGTGTACGAAAAAACCGACCATGGCGGGAATACTCGGTTTTGCCGTAAATATCTTTCTGGCGTTTTTGCTTGTCGGCAAGATGAAAGGCGGAGGCATCGCGCTCTCCTTGACGATAGCAAGTTTTGCCAACACCGTTTTTTTATTTGTGTTTTTAAACGGAATAAAAACAATCTGTGTGGCAAAGATCGTAAAGTCATCGCTTTTATATCTTGCAAAATTGACTTTTTTTTCTGCAACAGCGGCGATTCCCGCGTTTTTTACGCTGGAATTTCTAAGAGTTCACTTTTCAGGCCGTGCAAAACTCATAGCCTACGGGCTGCCGCTTGCTATAACGGCGGCGGTTTTCAGCACGACGGGAATAATTTTGCTTGTAATCAGTAAAGACAATATAGCGCGAATAATCATTCACAAGATCGGGAGAAAAAAATGA
- a CDS encoding DUF4172 domain-containing protein, which yields MSYIWENESWPNFEFGDSSVAAALSHLNKEKQMTDIAYSLIDNQTRNQLIARNLSADIVSSLSIEGESIDVDSVYSSVSKHLDVAFTGKSKDSAYAQSIFEMVTDALDNHEPLSHERLFTWNRKLFENKAGIRPKTMGNYRKDIEYVMKTSGKTQEVIYEAVKPEKIHSEMERLLSFINDTNTLNPFVKAAVASLWFIIIHPFEDGNGRISRAIADYIISMNSNNAFHAFNISTGILKNRNSYYDQIRKVSKDNPGMDISNWVSWFLKMVADCIFQSRIELMRTLATTAFMKTLDPNEFNSREMSMLYKLADGSFFGKLTTDKWKKMTKCSGAVAFRDIQHLVREGFLIPTDDAGKNKGYVFNSKVANRQ from the coding sequence ATGAGTTATATTTGGGAAAACGAATCTTGGCCGAATTTTGAATTTGGAGATTCGTCCGTAGCGGCGGCGTTGAGTCATCTGAACAAAGAAAAACAGATGACTGACATTGCCTATTCTTTGATCGATAATCAGACAAGAAACCAATTGATTGCAAGAAATCTCTCAGCAGACATCGTTTCCTCCCTTTCAATCGAAGGTGAATCGATAGATGTCGACTCCGTCTATTCCTCTGTTTCAAAGCATCTGGATGTTGCATTTACAGGAAAATCAAAGGACAGCGCATATGCTCAAAGCATTTTTGAAATGGTTACCGACGCGCTGGATAACCATGAACCGCTGTCACATGAAAGATTGTTCACGTGGAACAGAAAATTGTTCGAAAACAAGGCTGGAATACGTCCAAAGACAATGGGAAACTATAGAAAAGACATCGAGTATGTTATGAAAACTTCAGGAAAAACGCAAGAAGTCATCTACGAAGCTGTAAAGCCTGAAAAAATTCATTCAGAAATGGAAAGATTACTTTCATTCATAAATGACACAAATACTCTAAATCCGTTTGTCAAAGCGGCAGTTGCCTCTCTTTGGTTTATCATCATACACCCGTTTGAGGATGGGAACGGAAGAATTTCACGGGCAATCGCCGATTACATTATAAGTATGAATTCAAATAACGCTTTTCATGCATTCAACATATCAACCGGAATTCTGAAAAACCGAAACTCCTATTACGATCAGATTCGAAAGGTATCAAAAGATAATCCCGGTATGGATATTTCAAACTGGGTTTCATGGTTCCTCAAAATGGTTGCAGATTGTATTTTTCAATCCAGAATCGAACTTATGAGAACTCTCGCAACAACCGCTTTCATGAAAACTCTTGACCCGAATGAATTCAATTCAAGAGAGATGAGCATGCTCTACAAACTTGCAGACGGCTCTTTCTTTGGAAAGCTGACAACAGATAAGTGGAAAAAGATGACAAAATGCTCCGGTGCAGTTGCATTCAGAGATATTCAGCATTTGGTACGGGAAGGATTCCTGATTCCTACTGACGACGCCGGAAAAAACAAGGGATATGTTTTCAATTCAAAAGTTGCAAACAGGCAATAA
- a CDS encoding M24 family metallopeptidase codes for MTAIQDDRLQKIYAQRRAKLAAQMKKYGITAAIFEDTESRRDACVRYFTGHPADALFIFFDDEKNFLIPWDENTAKCHAHVDNIIAYSQYERQSTRAVKAVLNSMNIQGKLVAELPDCTPYPLFLQYIDTLSGWDVRCRENSLHQQARSMRAIKDDYEVECIKNAARVTDKIIDLIEEKIRSGDIKTETDAALFIEAECRKNGCEKTGFDTLAAGGARSFAIHCFPNYTDGQWPTNGLSILDFGVVYDGYTSDVTLTVAKGKLSAAAERQIKLVQKAYDECLKLYKKDVPIIAASAKAEEIFSKAKRAMPHSLGHGIGLEIHEEPFVSKRSSAEKKFIPGMVVTLEPGLYNPITGGVRLENDILITEEGNTVLTHSRIIRM; via the coding sequence ATGACCGCAATACAGGACGACCGGTTACAAAAAATATACGCTCAGAGAAGGGCAAAACTTGCCGCACAGATGAAAAAATACGGGATAACGGCTGCAATTTTTGAAGATACGGAATCCAGACGCGACGCGTGCGTAAGATATTTTACCGGGCACCCGGCAGACGCCTTATTCATATTCTTTGACGACGAAAAAAATTTTTTAATTCCGTGGGATGAAAATACCGCAAAATGTCACGCTCACGTCGATAACATTATCGCCTATTCTCAGTATGAAAGGCAGAGTACAAGGGCTGTAAAAGCCGTTTTAAATTCCATGAACATTCAAGGAAAACTCGTAGCGGAACTTCCGGACTGTACGCCTTATCCGCTTTTTTTGCAATACATAGATACGCTTTCGGGATGGGATGTTCGATGCAGGGAAAACAGCCTGCACCAGCAAGCACGTTCCATGCGTGCGATAAAGGATGATTACGAAGTCGAGTGCATAAAAAACGCCGCTCGCGTTACAGATAAGATTATTGATCTTATCGAAGAAAAAATAAGATCCGGCGATATAAAAACGGAAACGGACGCGGCTCTTTTTATCGAAGCGGAATGCCGCAAAAACGGATGTGAAAAAACGGGGTTCGACACGCTTGCGGCAGGCGGCGCCCGCAGTTTTGCCATTCACTGCTTTCCCAATTATACGGACGGGCAATGGCCTACAAACGGACTTTCCATCTTAGACTTCGGTGTGGTTTACGACGGTTATACGAGCGATGTTACGTTGACCGTAGCAAAAGGAAAACTTTCGGCCGCGGCGGAACGGCAGATAAAGTTGGTGCAAAAAGCTTACGACGAATGCTTAAAACTTTATAAAAAAGACGTTCCGATTATCGCAGCGTCCGCAAAGGCGGAAGAAATATTTTCAAAAGCAAAGCGGGCGATGCCGCATTCTTTGGGACACGGAATCGGTCTTGAAATTCATGAAGAACCCTTTGTAAGCAAACGCTCTTCCGCAGAAAAAAAATTTATTCCGGGAATGGTCGTTACTCTCGAGCCGGGATTATACAACCCCATAACAGGCGGCGTCCGACTGGAAAACGACATATTGATCACCGAAGAGGGAAACACGGTTCTGACTCATTCAAGAATAATACGAATGTAA